The following proteins come from a genomic window of Neofelis nebulosa isolate mNeoNeb1 chromosome 5, mNeoNeb1.pri, whole genome shotgun sequence:
- the FSTL1 gene encoding follistatin-related protein 1 has product MMWTRWLALALVAVAWVHAEEELRSKSKICANVFCGAGRECAVTEKGEPTCLCIEQCKPHKRPVCGSNGKTYLNHCELHRDACLTGSKIQVDYDGHCKEKKSVSPSASPVVCYQSNRDELRRRIIQWLEAEIIPDGWFSKGSNYSEILDKYFKNVDNGDSRLDSSELLKFVEQNETAINITTYADQENNKLLRGLCVDALIELSDENADWKLSFQEFLKCLNPTFNPPERKCALEDETYADGAETEVDCNRCVCACGNWVCTAMTCDGKNQKGAQAQTEEEMTRYVQELQKHQETAEKTKKVSTKEI; this is encoded by the exons GAAGAACTAAGAAGCAAATCCAAGATCTGTGCCAATGTGTTTTGTGGAGCTGGCCGGGAATGTGCagtcacagagaagggagagcccACCTGCCTCTGCATTGAG CAATGCAAACCTCACAAGAGGCCTGTGTGCGGCAGCAATGGCAAGACCTACCTCAACCACTGTGAGTTACATCGAGACGCCTGCCTCACTGGATCCAAAATCCAGGTTGATTATGACGGACACTGCAAAG AGAAGAAATCTGTAAGTCCATCTGCCAGCCCAG TCGTTTGCTATCAGTCCAACCGGGATGAGCTCCGGCGTCGCATCATCCAGTGGCTGGAAGCAGAGATCATTCCAGATGGCTGGTTCTCTAAAGGCAGCAACTACAGTGAAATCCTAGACAAGTACTTTAAG AACGTTGATAATGGTGACTCTCGCTTAGACTCCAGTGAGTTACTGAAATTTGTGGAGCAGAATGAAACTGCCATCAACATCACTACCTATGCCGACCAGGAGAACAACAAGCTGCTTAG AGGACTCTGTGTTGATGCTCTCATTGAACTGTCTGACGAAAATGCTGACTGGAAACTCAGCTTCCAAGAGTTCCTCAAGTGCCTCAACCCGACCTTCAATCCTCCAGAGAGGA AGTGTGCCCTGGAGGATGAGACATATGCAGATGGAGCAGAGACCGAGGTGGACTGTAACCGTTGTGTCTGTGCCTGTGGAAACTGGGTCTGCACAGCCATGACCTGTGATG GAAAGAATCAGAAGGGGGCCCAGGCCCAGACAGAGGAGGAGATGACCAGATATGTCCAGGAGCTCCAGAAGCACCAG GAAACAGCTGAAAAGACCAAAAAAGTGAGCACCAAAGAGATCTAA